From the Sandaracinaceae bacterium genome, one window contains:
- a CDS encoding winged helix-turn-helix transcriptional regulator has product MTSALEAHLGYWLRFVSNHVSHAFKTKVEAQGVTVAEWVVLRWLFDHASARPSQLAEGVGLTRGAVSKLVDRLVAKRLVTCVADEHDRRAQRVALAAAGRRLVPQLAALADQNDAEAFGHLDADERAALLATLQRVAQHHGLRGAPLE; this is encoded by the coding sequence GTGACCAGCGCGCTCGAAGCCCACCTGGGCTACTGGCTGCGCTTCGTGTCCAACCACGTGTCGCACGCCTTCAAGACCAAGGTGGAAGCGCAAGGCGTCACCGTGGCCGAGTGGGTGGTGCTGCGCTGGCTCTTCGACCATGCCAGCGCGCGCCCCAGCCAGCTGGCCGAGGGCGTGGGCCTCACGCGCGGGGCCGTCTCGAAGCTGGTGGACCGCCTGGTGGCCAAGCGCCTAGTCACGTGCGTGGCCGACGAGCACGACCGTCGGGCCCAGCGAGTCGCCCTCGCGGCTGCGGGTCGCCGCCTGGTGCCGCAGCTCGCGGCCTTGGCCGACCAGAACGACGCAGAGGCCTTTGGCCACCTGGACGCGGACGAGCGTGCGGCCCTGCTCGCCACGCTGCAGCGCGTGGCCCAGCATCATGGTCTGCGTGGAGCGCCGCTCGAGTAG
- the pssA gene encoding CDP-diacylglycerol--serine O-phosphatidyltransferase, with product MKKVDLRRSLFILPNLFTLSSVLCGFYAVLVCGGPEATDDDYYRAALLIVFAMFFDTIDGRVARMTKTQSAIGVQLDSLADVISFGVATGVLVYRWSLHKLGAVGIAIAFGYVACGTIRLARFNVLATEESGAPKKPGKYILGLPIPAAAGILISLVVANTATDTRLFGTTVLIAGVVVTLSFFMVSTVRFRSFKDLKLSARTVLFVALAVGSTAFLALRYHASIALVWLLASYVLIGIVETIISMVRGPERSLAAGPPVVDELEDDDADADHVDEPNVL from the coding sequence ATGAAGAAAGTCGACCTCCGGCGCAGCCTGTTCATCCTGCCGAACCTGTTCACGCTCTCGAGCGTGCTCTGCGGGTTCTACGCGGTGCTGGTCTGCGGTGGCCCCGAGGCCACGGACGACGACTACTACCGCGCCGCGCTGCTCATCGTGTTCGCCATGTTCTTCGACACCATCGACGGACGCGTGGCGCGCATGACCAAGACGCAGAGCGCCATCGGGGTGCAGCTGGACTCGCTGGCCGACGTCATCTCGTTCGGCGTCGCCACGGGCGTGCTGGTCTACCGCTGGTCCCTCCACAAGCTGGGCGCGGTCGGCATCGCCATCGCCTTCGGCTACGTGGCCTGCGGCACCATCCGCCTCGCGCGCTTCAACGTGCTGGCCACGGAAGAGAGCGGCGCGCCCAAGAAGCCGGGCAAGTACATCCTGGGCCTGCCCATCCCGGCGGCGGCAGGCATCTTGATCTCGCTGGTGGTGGCCAACACCGCCACGGACACGCGCCTGTTCGGCACCACGGTGCTCATCGCGGGCGTGGTCGTCACGCTCTCGTTCTTCATGGTCAGCACGGTGCGCTTCCGCTCGTTCAAAGACCTCAAGCTGTCGGCGCGCACCGTCCTGTTCGTGGCGCTGGCGGTGGGCTCCACGGCGTTCCTCGCGCTGCGCTACCACGCGTCCATCGCGCTGGTCTGGCTGCTGGCCAGCTACGTGCTCATCGGCATCGTGGAGACCATCATCTCCATGGTGCGCGGGCCGGAGCGCAGTCTCGCGGCCGGTCCCCCGGTGGTGGACGAGCTGGAAGACGACGACGCGGACGCCGACCACGTAGACGAGCCCAACGTCCTCTAG
- a CDS encoding metallophosphoesterase family protein, translated as MASEVFRIGVVGDVHQQWDEEDALALDAQGYDLILITGDLGSYRANDAAVVARRVAALRTPAIAIAGNHDAVHAAQLISEAIPQAKLLRTLLSVGQHARVDALSQALGPVTLGGYSVHPVNERLYVVVARPHSMGGPSLAFVPQLSTRFGVKTMEDSVARLTACVDQTPPDALLVFLAHNACTGHGATRTDIAGRDFHRDEGDWGDPDLRAALQHAKAQGRRVLAVVSGHMHLSLRGGGWRTDHVLEDGTLHLNAADVPRHRRDKRGGPVSARHHVRLLVDLSAGTARCEHVWVPTGERGEVQGTRMSQVP; from the coding sequence ATGGCGAGTGAGGTCTTTCGAATTGGCGTGGTAGGCGACGTTCACCAGCAATGGGACGAAGAGGACGCCCTCGCTCTCGACGCCCAAGGCTACGACTTGATCCTGATCACGGGTGACCTCGGCAGCTACCGCGCGAACGACGCCGCGGTGGTGGCGCGCCGCGTGGCTGCGCTGCGCACGCCAGCCATCGCCATCGCCGGGAACCACGACGCGGTGCACGCGGCGCAGCTCATCTCGGAGGCCATCCCGCAGGCCAAGCTGCTGCGCACGCTGCTGAGCGTGGGCCAGCACGCGCGCGTGGACGCGCTGAGCCAGGCGCTCGGGCCCGTGACGCTGGGCGGCTACAGCGTGCACCCGGTGAACGAGCGGCTGTACGTGGTGGTGGCGCGCCCGCACTCCATGGGCGGCCCTTCGCTCGCGTTCGTGCCGCAGCTGAGCACGCGCTTTGGCGTGAAGACCATGGAGGACTCGGTGGCGCGCCTGACCGCCTGTGTGGACCAGACCCCGCCGGACGCGCTGCTGGTGTTCCTGGCGCACAACGCCTGCACGGGGCACGGGGCCACGCGCACCGACATCGCGGGGCGTGACTTCCACCGCGACGAGGGCGACTGGGGTGACCCCGACCTGCGCGCGGCCCTGCAGCACGCGAAGGCGCAGGGCCGGCGCGTTCTGGCCGTGGTGTCGGGCCACATGCACCTCTCGCTGCGCGGGGGCGGCTGGCGCACGGACCACGTGCTGGAGGACGGCACCCTGCACCTGAACGCGGCCGACGTGCCGCGGCATCGCCGGGACAAGCGCGGCGGGCCGGTGAGCGCTCGGCACCACGTGCGCCTGCTGGTGGACCTGAGCGCCGGCACTGCCCGCTGCGAGCACGTGTGGGTGCCCACGGGAGAGCGCGGCGAGGTGCAGGGCACGCGCATGTCGCAGGTGCCTTAG
- a CDS encoding glycosyltransferase family 2 protein: MTSPAQPDPTPESERAPVLSVVMPAYNEEATVLATIERVLAVPLDLELIVVDDGSVDATRTLLHQHYSEHPRVRVIFQPFNQGKGAACRTGFAHARGQYVVIQDADAEYDPNELPKLLEPLLDDRAEVVFGSRYLHAAPALRRSWHTRANGVFTAMSNAVTPMKFTDVHTCYKLVRRDILLGLELREPGFGMDQELAIKVAQQGCRIVEVPIRYEPRGYAAGKKLGPLDAARIAWCIAKYGVPGLLR; this comes from the coding sequence GTGACGTCGCCCGCGCAGCCCGATCCCACTCCCGAGAGCGAGCGCGCGCCCGTGCTCAGCGTGGTCATGCCCGCCTACAACGAGGAGGCCACGGTGCTGGCCACCATCGAGCGCGTGCTGGCCGTGCCGCTCGACCTCGAGCTCATCGTGGTGGACGACGGCTCGGTGGACGCCACGCGCACGCTGCTGCACCAGCACTACAGCGAGCACCCGCGGGTGCGCGTGATCTTCCAGCCCTTCAACCAGGGCAAGGGGGCCGCGTGCCGCACGGGCTTCGCGCACGCGCGCGGGCAGTACGTGGTCATCCAGGACGCCGACGCGGAGTACGACCCCAACGAGCTGCCCAAGCTGCTGGAGCCGCTGCTGGACGACCGCGCCGAGGTGGTGTTCGGCAGCCGCTACCTGCACGCCGCCCCCGCGCTGCGCCGCAGCTGGCACACGCGCGCCAACGGCGTGTTCACGGCCATGAGCAACGCCGTCACGCCCATGAAGTTCACGGACGTGCACACCTGCTACAAGCTGGTGCGGCGCGACATCCTGCTGGGCCTCGAGCTGCGCGAGCCGGGCTTCGGCATGGACCAAGAGCTGGCCATCAAGGTGGCGCAGCAGGGCTGCCGCATCGTGGAGGTGCCCATCCGCTACGAGCCGCGCGGGTATGCGGCGGGCAAGAAGCTGGGCCCGCTCGACGCCGCGCGCATCGCCTGGTGCATCGCCAAGTACGGCGTGCCCGGGCTGCTGCGCTGA
- a CDS encoding DUF1398 family protein, with protein sequence MNPTQRETAERCMHAAHDGTMSFPAIIGALLEAGFEGYHVDYRRGVVTYHLPNGEGAEVAAHDIAGPVAPAFEASIVEQAVREAQANAPGYTYLGFCSKVRGAGCAGYLVSFLGKRVVYYGRTAETHVELFPKAPE encoded by the coding sequence ATGAACCCCACCCAGCGAGAGACGGCCGAGCGCTGCATGCACGCGGCTCACGACGGCACCATGAGCTTCCCCGCCATCATCGGCGCCCTGCTGGAAGCGGGCTTCGAGGGCTACCACGTGGACTACCGGCGTGGCGTCGTCACCTACCACCTCCCCAACGGCGAGGGCGCCGAGGTGGCCGCTCACGACATCGCGGGCCCCGTAGCGCCGGCCTTCGAGGCCAGCATCGTGGAGCAGGCCGTGCGCGAGGCGCAGGCCAACGCCCCCGGCTACACGTACCTGGGCTTCTGCAGCAAGGTGCGCGGCGCCGGCTGCGCGGGCTACCTGGTGTCGTTCCTCGGCAAGCGCGTGGTCTACTACGGGCGCACCGCCGAGACCCACGTGGAGCTCTTCCCCAAGGCCCCGGAGTGA
- a CDS encoding TIGR00266 family protein: MQFEIAYRPGQSMARAVLAPGEQLVAESGAMVGMSTNVHMETSAGGMKAGLKRLFGGESFFRNTFTAQGGPGEVLLGQVLCGDMIALDMNAEGYFVQSASYIASSAGVNIDTKVGGFRSFFAGEGVFVLKATASAPGQLLVGAFGGIQELRCDGNIVIDTGHLVAWDAGLQYKVGKSAEGWLDSFLSGEGLVCHFSGQGRIWIQTRNPVEYGRGVGAMLPPREA, from the coding sequence ATGCAATTCGAGATCGCATACAGGCCCGGCCAGTCCATGGCGCGGGCGGTCCTCGCCCCCGGGGAGCAGCTGGTGGCCGAGTCCGGCGCCATGGTGGGCATGTCCACCAACGTGCACATGGAGACGAGCGCGGGCGGCATGAAGGCGGGCTTGAAGCGCCTGTTCGGCGGCGAGTCGTTCTTCCGCAACACCTTCACCGCGCAGGGCGGCCCCGGCGAGGTGCTGCTGGGCCAGGTGCTGTGCGGCGACATGATCGCGCTCGACATGAACGCCGAGGGCTACTTCGTGCAGTCGGCCAGCTACATCGCTAGCTCCGCCGGCGTGAACATCGACACCAAGGTGGGCGGCTTCCGCAGCTTCTTCGCCGGCGAGGGCGTCTTCGTGCTCAAAGCCACCGCGTCGGCCCCCGGCCAGCTGCTGGTGGGGGCCTTCGGCGGCATCCAAGAGCTGCGCTGCGACGGCAACATCGTCATCGACACGGGGCACCTGGTCGCGTGGGACGCGGGCCTCCAGTACAAGGTGGGCAAGAGCGCCGAGGGCTGGCTCGACAGCTTCCTCTCGGGCGAGGGCCTGGTGTGTCACTTCAGCGGCCAGGGCCGCATCTGGATTCAAACCCGCAACCCCGTGGAATACGGGCGCGGCGTGGGGGCCATGCTGCCCCCGCGGGAGGCCTGA
- a CDS encoding AIM24 family protein gives MDNGHLVGFEGNLTFDIKTAGGGLMGFMASGEGLVCQFNGTGTVYLQSRNTGALVDWITRLLPL, from the coding sequence GTGGACAACGGCCACCTGGTGGGCTTCGAGGGCAACCTCACGTTCGACATCAAGACCGCGGGCGGTGGCCTGATGGGCTTCATGGCGTCGGGCGAGGGCCTGGTCTGTCAGTTCAACGGCACGGGCACGGTCTACCTGCAGTCGCGCAACACGGGCGCGCTGGTGGACTGGATCACCCGGCTCCTTCCTCTTTGA
- a CDS encoding polyphosphate kinase 2 family protein — protein sequence MARILFTPPTSEYQVPTDGSFRIRKAPTKPPKDMRGDDAKKENQQALKEHVKVISELQERLYAADRHSVLLVFQAMDAAGKDGTIRALLSGVNPAGCNVQAFKSPSSKELDHDFLWRVSQALPERGRIGVFNRSHYEEVLAVRVHPPYLEAQNLPTPKASGADVWKHRHESINEFEKHLARNGTVILKFFLNVSKEEQRVRLLARIDEPDSNWKFDPRDLRERALWPQYMHAFEDTLRSTSTPWAPWYAIPADDKAFMRREIARLVRETMEGLKLKFPKVSSEQLAEMKRLREVLAAE from the coding sequence ATGGCACGCATCCTGTTCACGCCTCCCACGTCGGAGTACCAGGTCCCCACCGACGGCAGCTTCCGCATCCGCAAGGCGCCCACCAAGCCCCCCAAGGACATGCGCGGCGATGACGCCAAGAAGGAGAACCAGCAGGCCCTCAAAGAGCACGTGAAGGTCATCTCCGAGCTGCAGGAGCGGCTCTACGCGGCGGACCGGCACAGCGTGCTCCTGGTGTTCCAGGCCATGGACGCGGCCGGCAAGGACGGCACCATCCGCGCGCTCTTGAGCGGCGTGAACCCGGCAGGCTGCAACGTGCAGGCGTTCAAGTCGCCGTCCAGCAAGGAGCTCGACCACGACTTCTTGTGGCGCGTCAGCCAGGCGCTGCCGGAGCGCGGGCGCATCGGCGTGTTCAACCGCAGCCACTACGAAGAGGTGCTGGCCGTGCGCGTGCACCCGCCCTACCTCGAGGCGCAGAACCTGCCCACGCCGAAGGCCAGCGGCGCCGACGTCTGGAAGCACAGGCACGAGTCCATCAACGAGTTCGAGAAGCACCTGGCGCGCAACGGCACGGTCATCCTCAAGTTCTTCCTGAACGTGTCGAAGGAGGAGCAGCGTGTGCGCCTCCTGGCTCGCATCGACGAGCCCGACAGCAACTGGAAGTTCGACCCGCGGGACCTGCGCGAGCGCGCGCTGTGGCCGCAGTACATGCACGCCTTCGAGGACACGCTGCGCAGCACGTCCACGCCGTGGGCGCCGTGGTACGCCATCCCGGCCGACGACAAGGCCTTCATGCGCCGCGAGATCGCGCGTTTGGTGCGCGAGACCATGGAGGGCTTGAAGCTCAAGTTTCCGAAGGTATCCTCTGAGCAACTGGCCGAGATGAAGCGCCTGCGTGAGGTGCTGGCGGCCGAGTGA
- a CDS encoding PilZ domain-containing protein, protein MTGRRVHERYDCDLPVLIAPQGVEGEAAEPVPTRTQNVSLGGMYLLSELQVPYGTTVKVTFRLPSLKEDTVCEGIVRWNKPDGFGVQFGSLRAIEVWGFHQLFKTLTPTPPLP, encoded by the coding sequence GTGACTGGACGCCGCGTTCATGAGCGATACGACTGTGACCTGCCCGTCCTCATCGCGCCTCAGGGCGTCGAGGGTGAGGCGGCCGAGCCCGTTCCCACGCGCACACAGAACGTGAGCCTGGGCGGCATGTACCTGCTGTCCGAGCTGCAGGTGCCCTACGGCACCACCGTGAAGGTCACGTTCCGCCTCCCGTCGCTCAAGGAAGACACCGTCTGCGAGGGCATCGTGCGCTGGAACAAGCCAGATGGCTTCGGCGTCCAGTTCGGCAGCCTGCGCGCCATCGAGGTGTGGGGCTTCCACCAGCTCTTCAAGACCCTGACCCCCACGCCGCCGCTGCCCTGA
- a CDS encoding AIM24 family protein: MEAAPATAPYAPQMVHAPSGVPHEITHGPSFAMLRVDLPANVEVVTEAGSMVARHSHVKMDVKLNAGSASGFFAKFKAFMIAMIRKIIGGETFFVNHFSSANGGSVWIAPQMSGQITHRRMNGETLTLSSGAFLASVGTFDVKMKFGGIRSLLAKEGAFFLKSRARATSGSTATAACTRCPSTASTWWTTATWWASRATSRSTSRPRAVA, translated from the coding sequence ATGGAAGCTGCTCCCGCGACCGCGCCCTACGCGCCCCAGATGGTCCACGCTCCGAGCGGTGTGCCGCACGAGATCACGCACGGGCCGTCCTTCGCCATGCTGCGTGTGGACCTGCCCGCCAACGTGGAGGTGGTCACCGAGGCCGGCTCCATGGTGGCGCGCCACAGCCACGTGAAGATGGACGTCAAGCTCAACGCCGGCTCGGCGTCGGGCTTCTTCGCCAAGTTCAAGGCCTTCATGATCGCCATGATCCGCAAGATCATCGGCGGCGAGACCTTCTTCGTGAACCACTTCTCGTCGGCCAACGGCGGCAGTGTGTGGATCGCCCCGCAGATGTCGGGCCAGATCACGCACCGCCGCATGAACGGCGAGACGCTCACGCTCAGCTCGGGCGCGTTCCTCGCCTCGGTCGGCACGTTCGACGTGAAGATGAAGTTCGGCGGCATCCGCAGCCTGCTGGCCAAGGAGGGCGCGTTCTTCCTCAAATCCAGGGCCAGGGCGACCTCTGGTTCAACAGCTACGGCGGCGTGCACGCGGTGCCCGTCAACGGCCAGTACCTGGTGGACAACGGCCACCTGGTGGGCTTCGAGGGCAACCTCACGTTCGACATCAAGACCGCGGGCGGTGGCCTGA
- a CDS encoding TIGR00266 family protein gives MQYQLVDKPDFAVIQVRFDQPGEQLIAESGAMVARDAGIEMKSSIQGGLGGALKRKMLGGESLFQNTFTATQAGQSIWLAPAPEGDIVNLDMNGQHELMLNSGAYLASAPTVNLDTKWGGAKGFFSGTGFFLLKCSGHGPLFFNAFGGIHAVDVGPAGYIVDTDHVVGFTTGLNYQVTKVGGLKSLFLGGEGLVCRFQGQGRLWISTRAPGGLASFLHPFRRVKPKSN, from the coding sequence ATGCAGTACCAGCTGGTGGACAAGCCCGACTTCGCCGTCATTCAGGTGCGCTTCGATCAACCCGGTGAGCAGCTCATCGCGGAGTCGGGCGCCATGGTGGCGCGTGACGCCGGCATCGAGATGAAGAGCTCCATCCAGGGGGGCTTGGGCGGCGCGCTCAAGCGCAAGATGCTGGGCGGCGAGAGCCTCTTCCAGAACACGTTCACGGCCACGCAGGCCGGGCAGAGCATCTGGCTCGCGCCCGCGCCCGAGGGCGACATCGTGAACCTGGACATGAACGGGCAGCACGAGCTCATGCTCAACTCGGGGGCCTACCTGGCGTCGGCGCCCACGGTGAACCTCGACACCAAGTGGGGCGGCGCCAAGGGCTTCTTCAGCGGCACCGGCTTCTTCCTGCTCAAGTGCTCGGGCCACGGCCCGCTCTTCTTCAACGCCTTCGGCGGCATCCACGCGGTGGACGTGGGCCCCGCCGGGTACATCGTGGACACCGACCACGTGGTGGGCTTCACCACCGGCCTCAACTACCAGGTCACCAAGGTGGGCGGCCTCAAGAGCCTGTTCCTCGGCGGCGAGGGTCTGGTCTGCCGCTTCCAGGGGCAGGGCCGCCTGTGGATCTCCACGCGCGCCCCGGGCGGGCTCGCGTCGTTCCTGCACCCGTTCCGGCGGGTGAAGCCGAAGAGCAACTAG
- a CDS encoding DUF3427 domain-containing protein, with amino-acid sequence MSERRRGLYEVLITEDLEQELSALDPALHAQRQSPESEEIADRIALHLARVVERELYSVPAKERVAVSVKVARALLDTLRDHRPRKPQDDPRPVQPGELLRAIQQLRPDGSLEDIASPLTPLLDTTLLTNAPGEPRVGQQVLSEIDSADRIDLVMAFIRRSGLMPFEAALRKHCGAQPGTLRVLTTTYTQSTELSALTMLRDIGADVRVSYDTSGTRLHAKAWLFHRDSGYSTAFIGSSNLTHSAQVTGLEWNVRASGARNAAVVEKVSAVFDSYWHAGDFVPLDDAQFREHARAAQQSGPKIYLSPVELRPEPFQERMLEQLSVARARGQHRNLIVSATGTGKTVMAAVDYARLREHLPRARLLFVAHRKEILEQSLATFRHALRKASFGELWVDGQRPEDFEHVFASIQSLHASGYASLARDHFDVVVIDEFHHAAAKSYQGLLAHLAPRELLALTATPERSDQLDVLSHFGGRITAELRLWDAIDQHRLAPFVYYGVHDGLDLRKVPWRRGHGYDVESLGNVMTGNDVWARHVLQSLHEHLDDASSFRALGFCVSVDHARYMARFFSEHGIESRAVWGESTAQAREDALEALREGSVRVVFSVDLFNEGVDLPDVDTLLLLRPTESATLFLQQLGRGLRRSRNKAVCTVLDFVGIHRAEFRFDLKLRALLGGTRRELETQVAQGFPYLPAGCHMQLDRVSRDVVLESLRRAVPSNWADKVRELRALAQQTRPALLDYLRETGLDLDDVYSGAKSWSDLCADAGLAVLPSGPHEVPLRRAVGRLLHVDDTARIEAYTRLLTAKRCPAWSKLNGRDRRYARMLAAQLGDQVFQKDQPSSEAWPTLFEHPQVLTETAELMALLSEQVDHVQAPLDTHPDVPLVVHARYTRIEILAAFGVGDSAKVAAWQTGVRHLPEQRADLLAFTLDKTGAGFSPTTRYRDYAISRDLIHWESQGVVRADGETGRRYQTHVRDGHSMLLFARLHANDRAFWFLGPATYVDHRGEQPMAITWRLAHSLPGDLFTQFAAAVA; translated from the coding sequence ATGTCCGAGCGTCGCAGGGGTCTCTACGAAGTCCTCATCACCGAAGACTTGGAGCAGGAGCTGAGCGCGCTCGACCCTGCGCTCCACGCGCAGCGTCAGTCCCCCGAGAGTGAGGAGATTGCCGACCGCATCGCCCTGCACCTGGCCCGGGTGGTGGAGCGCGAGCTCTATTCCGTGCCCGCCAAGGAACGCGTCGCGGTGAGCGTCAAGGTGGCGCGAGCGCTGCTGGACACGCTGCGCGACCACCGTCCCCGCAAGCCGCAGGACGACCCACGCCCTGTGCAACCGGGCGAGCTGCTGCGCGCCATCCAGCAGCTCCGACCCGATGGCTCGCTCGAGGACATCGCCTCACCGCTCACCCCATTGCTCGACACCACCCTGTTGACCAACGCGCCCGGCGAGCCGCGCGTGGGCCAGCAGGTGCTCAGTGAGATCGACTCGGCGGACCGCATCGACCTAGTGATGGCGTTCATCCGACGGAGCGGTCTCATGCCGTTCGAGGCCGCCCTACGAAAGCACTGTGGAGCGCAGCCAGGAACGCTGCGCGTGCTGACCACCACCTACACCCAGTCCACCGAGCTATCCGCGCTCACGATGCTGCGCGACATCGGGGCAGACGTGCGGGTCTCGTACGACACGAGCGGGACGCGCCTGCACGCCAAGGCATGGCTGTTTCATCGCGACTCGGGGTACTCGACGGCCTTCATCGGCTCCTCGAACCTCACACATTCGGCGCAGGTGACCGGCCTCGAGTGGAACGTGCGGGCTTCGGGGGCGCGAAACGCGGCCGTGGTGGAGAAGGTCAGCGCCGTGTTCGACTCGTACTGGCACGCCGGAGACTTCGTGCCGCTCGACGACGCGCAGTTCCGTGAGCACGCGCGTGCGGCGCAGCAGTCGGGCCCCAAGATCTACCTGAGCCCCGTGGAGCTGCGCCCCGAGCCCTTCCAGGAGCGCATGCTGGAGCAGCTGAGCGTCGCGCGGGCGCGCGGTCAGCACCGCAACCTGATCGTCTCCGCGACGGGCACGGGAAAGACGGTCATGGCGGCCGTCGATTACGCGCGCCTGCGCGAGCACCTGCCGCGCGCACGCCTGCTCTTCGTCGCGCACCGCAAGGAGATCCTCGAGCAGTCGCTGGCCACGTTTCGACACGCGCTCCGCAAGGCCAGCTTCGGGGAGCTGTGGGTCGATGGTCAGCGGCCCGAAGACTTCGAGCACGTCTTCGCATCCATCCAGAGCTTGCACGCGAGCGGCTACGCCAGCCTGGCGCGCGACCACTTCGACGTGGTGGTCATCGACGAGTTCCACCACGCGGCGGCCAAGTCGTATCAAGGCCTGCTCGCGCACCTCGCGCCACGTGAGCTGCTGGCGCTCACCGCCACCCCGGAGCGCAGCGATCAGCTCGACGTGCTGAGCCACTTCGGAGGGCGCATCACGGCCGAGCTGCGGCTCTGGGATGCCATCGACCAGCATCGCCTGGCGCCCTTCGTGTACTACGGTGTCCACGACGGCCTGGACCTCCGCAAGGTCCCCTGGCGTCGCGGTCATGGCTACGACGTCGAGAGCCTCGGGAACGTGATGACGGGCAACGACGTGTGGGCGCGGCACGTGCTGCAGAGCTTGCACGAACACCTCGACGATGCGTCCTCGTTCCGGGCGCTCGGCTTCTGCGTCAGCGTGGACCACGCGCGCTACATGGCGCGCTTCTTCAGCGAGCACGGCATCGAGAGTCGGGCGGTGTGGGGCGAGAGCACGGCCCAGGCGCGTGAGGATGCGCTCGAAGCACTGCGCGAGGGTTCCGTCCGAGTGGTGTTCTCCGTGGACCTATTCAACGAGGGCGTGGACCTGCCGGACGTGGACACGCTCTTGCTGTTGCGCCCCACCGAGAGCGCGACGCTGTTTCTGCAGCAGCTCGGGCGCGGCCTGCGTCGCTCACGCAACAAGGCGGTGTGCACCGTGCTCGACTTCGTGGGCATCCACCGCGCGGAGTTCCGCTTCGATCTCAAGCTGCGCGCGCTGCTCGGTGGCACTCGACGGGAGCTCGAGACCCAGGTGGCGCAGGGCTTTCCGTACCTGCCTGCGGGTTGCCACATGCAGCTCGACCGGGTGTCGCGCGACGTGGTCCTAGAGAGCCTGCGTCGTGCGGTCCCGTCGAATTGGGCCGACAAGGTGAGGGAGCTGCGCGCCCTCGCACAGCAGACGCGGCCTGCCCTGTTGGACTACCTCCGCGAGACCGGTCTCGACCTCGACGACGTCTACTCGGGTGCAAAGAGCTGGAGTGACCTGTGCGCCGACGCGGGGCTGGCTGTCCTGCCCAGCGGTCCACACGAAGTACCGCTGCGCCGCGCCGTGGGGCGCCTGCTTCACGTCGACGACACAGCGCGCATCGAGGCATACACGCGGCTGCTGACGGCCAAGCGCTGCCCGGCATGGAGCAAGCTCAACGGGCGTGACCGGCGATACGCTCGCATGCTGGCGGCGCAGCTGGGTGACCAGGTGTTTCAGAAGGACCAACCCTCGAGCGAAGCCTGGCCCACGCTCTTCGAGCACCCGCAGGTGCTCACTGAGACAGCAGAGCTGATGGCGCTGCTGTCTGAGCAGGTGGATCACGTGCAGGCGCCCCTCGACACACATCCCGACGTCCCGCTCGTCGTTCACGCCCGCTACACCCGCATCGAGATCCTCGCGGCCTTTGGGGTGGGTGACAGCGCCAAGGTCGCCGCGTGGCAGACGGGCGTGCGTCACCTGCCAGAGCAGCGTGCCGACTTGTTGGCCTTCACCCTCGACAAGACCGGCGCCGGCTTCTCCCCCACCACCCGCTATCGCGACTACGCCATCTCGCGCGATCTCATCCACTGGGAGAGCCAAGGCGTCGTCCGGGCTGACGGCGAGACCGGCCGCCGCTACCAGACGCACGTCCGAGACGGCCACAGCATGCTGCTCTTCGCTCGCCTCCACGCCAACGACCGCGCCTTCTGGTTCCTGGGCCCCGCGACCTACGTGGATCACCGCGGCGAGCAGCCCATGGCCATCACCTGGCGCCTCGCCCACTCGCTACCCGGCGACCTCTTCACGCAGTTCGCAGCTGCGGTCGCGTGA